One Thermococcus kodakarensis KOD1 genomic window carries:
- a CDS encoding replication factor C large subunit, whose product MTEVPWVEKYRPRKLSEIVNQEKALEQVRAWVEAWLHGNPPKKKALLLAGPPGVGKTTTVYALANEYGFEVIELNASDERTYEKIERYVQAAYTMDILGKRRKLIFLDEADNIEPSGAREIAKLIDKARNPIIMSANHYWEVPREIRNKAQIVEYKRLTQRDIIKALVRILKREGLEVPKEVLYEIAKRANGDLRAAVNDLQTVVTGGVEDAVEVLAYRDTEKSVFQALAQLFATDNAKRAKLAVLGVDMMPNELLQWIDENVPYVYYRPEDIARAYEALSRADIYLGRAQRTGNYGLWKYATDMMTAGVAVAGIKKKGFVKIYPPKTIKLLTESKEERSLRDSVIKKIMSEMHMAKLEAIETLRYLRVIFENNPDLAAHFVVFLDLSEKEVEFITGDKEKAKTIWAKSMNIEKKLKKEGELEARAKEAERRVEAAEEEETMEAGEPEEELEEVEEEELTEEELEEAEEEIETVGKKEKPEKEKTKKGKQATLFDFLKK is encoded by the coding sequence ATGACGGAAGTCCCATGGGTTGAAAAATACAGACCTAGGAAGCTCAGCGAGATAGTAAACCAGGAGAAAGCGTTAGAGCAGGTTAGGGCGTGGGTCGAAGCCTGGCTCCACGGAAATCCGCCGAAGAAGAAGGCCCTCCTTCTAGCAGGCCCCCCTGGAGTCGGCAAAACGACCACCGTCTATGCCCTGGCCAACGAGTACGGCTTCGAGGTCATCGAGCTCAACGCAAGCGACGAGAGGACGTATGAAAAGATAGAGCGCTACGTTCAAGCTGCATACACTATGGATATTCTCGGAAAGAGGAGGAAGCTGATATTCCTTGACGAGGCTGACAACATCGAGCCCTCTGGGGCGAGGGAGATAGCGAAGCTCATCGACAAGGCCAGAAACCCGATAATAATGAGCGCCAACCACTACTGGGAGGTTCCCAGGGAGATACGCAACAAAGCCCAGATAGTCGAGTACAAGAGGTTGACGCAGAGGGACATCATAAAGGCCCTCGTGAGAATCCTCAAGCGTGAGGGACTCGAAGTTCCCAAGGAGGTTCTCTACGAGATAGCGAAGAGGGCTAACGGCGACCTGAGGGCAGCTGTAAACGATCTTCAGACCGTTGTTACCGGTGGAGTCGAGGATGCCGTTGAAGTCCTGGCTTACCGCGACACTGAGAAGAGCGTTTTCCAGGCGCTTGCCCAGCTGTTCGCAACGGACAACGCCAAGAGGGCAAAGTTAGCTGTTCTTGGAGTTGACATGATGCCTAACGAGCTTCTCCAGTGGATAGACGAGAACGTCCCGTATGTCTACTACAGGCCTGAAGACATAGCGAGGGCCTACGAGGCGCTCAGCAGGGCTGACATATACCTCGGTAGGGCACAGAGGACTGGAAACTACGGCCTCTGGAAGTACGCGACCGACATGATGACGGCTGGGGTGGCGGTCGCTGGCATCAAGAAGAAGGGCTTCGTTAAGATCTACCCACCTAAGACGATAAAGCTCCTCACCGAGAGCAAGGAGGAGCGTTCGCTCAGGGACTCAGTAATCAAGAAGATAATGAGCGAGATGCACATGGCTAAGCTTGAGGCCATAGAGACCCTCCGCTACCTTAGAGTTATCTTCGAGAACAACCCCGATTTGGCGGCCCACTTTGTCGTTTTCCTCGACCTCAGCGAGAAGGAAGTTGAGTTCATAACTGGAGACAAGGAGAAGGCGAAGACGATATGGGCAAAGAGCATGAACATTGAGAAGAAACTCAAAAAAGAAGGCGAGCTTGAGGCGAGAGCAAAGGAAGCCGAAAGAAGGGTGGAAGCGGCTGAGGAAGAGGAAACTATGGAAGCTGGGGAACCTGAAGAAGAACTTGAAGAAGTCGAGGAGGAAGAGTTAACCGAGGAGGAGCTTGAGGAAGCGGAGGAAGAGATAGAGACCGTTGGGAAGAAGGAGAAGCCCGAGAAGGAGAAAACCAAGAAGGGCAAGCAGGCGACGCTGTTCGACTTCCTCAAGAAGTGA
- a CDS encoding ATP-binding protein, translating to MLSREELIEVLAPYNFWGREQDTGITRGDYLKDIRRKLSTGNALALVGVRRAGKTTLARQYLRFLIEKGLPPEETLYVNLEEPRFYPDLSLELLEEIFSAFKTYISRGARPVVVLDEVQNVEGWERWVRKVLDLGEAEVIVTGSSSSLLRSELATLLTGRVLVTEVYPLSFREFLSFKGLPIELPALLGRRGEVERALREYLEFGGFPQVVLTDDEGLKRELLRELFEGIILRDVAYRHGFRDARLVKLVAELALSRFSSLVSASRLRNEVSGIVGRKVSPNLVDSVLDAMEEAYLIHRVPILSPKVKDVRRYPKKLYAVDTGLANVMITRFTENIGRLAENAVARHLVQRHGRENVFYYRNGHEVDFVVRENLKISRLVQVSWDVDESWEREVEGLVEAAKHFGLSEGILVTGWKSCEERVKGINVRCLPLWRFLLS from the coding sequence ATGCTGAGCCGGGAAGAGCTTATTGAGGTGCTTGCCCCCTACAACTTTTGGGGTAGAGAGCAGGATACTGGCATCACGAGAGGAGATTATCTTAAAGATATAAGACGGAAGCTCTCCACGGGGAACGCCCTGGCTCTCGTGGGGGTTAGGAGGGCGGGCAAGACCACGTTAGCCCGTCAGTACCTGAGATTCCTAATAGAGAAGGGTCTTCCGCCGGAGGAGACGCTCTACGTTAACCTTGAGGAGCCTAGGTTCTATCCAGACCTGAGCCTGGAGCTTCTGGAAGAGATCTTCTCGGCGTTTAAAACCTACATCTCAAGGGGAGCTAGACCCGTGGTGGTTCTCGACGAGGTCCAGAACGTCGAGGGCTGGGAGCGGTGGGTCAGGAAGGTTCTGGATTTGGGTGAAGCCGAGGTCATAGTAACCGGGTCGAGCTCCTCCCTCCTCCGCTCCGAGCTTGCGACCCTCTTAACCGGACGCGTTTTAGTAACAGAGGTTTACCCCCTCTCATTCAGAGAGTTTCTCTCCTTCAAGGGGCTCCCCATTGAACTTCCTGCCCTTCTCGGAAGGAGGGGGGAGGTTGAGAGGGCCTTAAGGGAGTACCTTGAGTTCGGCGGGTTCCCGCAGGTCGTCCTAACCGATGACGAGGGATTGAAGAGGGAGCTTTTGAGGGAACTGTTCGAGGGAATAATCCTTAGGGACGTTGCCTACCGCCACGGCTTCAGGGACGCGAGGCTCGTCAAACTCGTCGCCGAGCTGGCCTTAAGCCGGTTCTCCTCTCTAGTGAGCGCATCAAGGCTGAGGAACGAAGTCTCGGGGATAGTTGGGAGAAAGGTCTCGCCAAACCTTGTAGATTCCGTCCTCGACGCAATGGAGGAGGCTTACCTTATCCACAGGGTTCCGATCCTCTCGCCAAAGGTGAAGGACGTGAGGAGGTATCCGAAGAAGCTCTATGCGGTTGACACCGGGCTGGCCAACGTCATGATAACGCGGTTCACAGAGAACATAGGGAGATTGGCGGAAAATGCGGTGGCGAGGCACCTCGTGCAGAGGCACGGGAGGGAGAACGTCTTCTACTACAGGAACGGCCACGAGGTTGACTTCGTGGTGAGAGAGAATCTAAAGATATCGAGGCTCGTTCAGGTGAGCTGGGACGTTGACGAGAGCTGGGAGCGGGAGGTGGAGGGCCTTGTCGAAGCGGCGAAGCACTTTGGCTTAAGCGAAGGGATCCTGGTAACGGGCTGGAAGTCCTGCGAGGAGAGGGTGAAGGGGATAAACGTCAGATGCCTCCCCCTGTGGAGGTTCCTGCTCTCTTGA
- a CDS encoding ATPase, whose protein sequence is MRIIHRRIELSRLEGEGWKMLYGRRKTGKTFLVRNFLDYDEFFFVEREGMVRDLNEGSTMTYGEFMRLFPRLLKGGKVVVDEFHRLPDRFLDLLHAYSGTGELILITSTRWLAKRKLLGTGSPLLGIVQPIRIDPIDEREILAEMSREVRGKELIEASTYLREPILVPLYRSPLREFLAGYLSSSGLLIGELVGEAFTEEERELTEVYRAIMKGIADGKETSTELSSFLYSLSLISKDNTGVLQRYLGVLTDMGILRRTQVTGKRRKKFVYRHASPLFDLHFYLEAKYAYTELETPVEFIRKAIDRKLPRHVEAFVEGLLAKSLGLRPVRIEMPDLELDIALQGFKKLEVVGEVKWKERVKREEVRRIEEKLNRFDCRRILVVPDENVLERKPEGVEVLTPEDLVEIAKEGMERSI, encoded by the coding sequence ATGAGAATAATTCACAGAAGAATAGAACTGTCGAGGCTCGAGGGCGAAGGCTGGAAGATGCTCTACGGTAGGCGGAAGACAGGAAAGACCTTCCTCGTTAGGAATTTCCTCGACTACGACGAGTTCTTCTTCGTTGAGCGGGAGGGAATGGTTAGGGACCTAAATGAGGGCTCCACAATGACTTACGGCGAGTTCATGAGGCTCTTCCCTCGCCTGCTGAAGGGCGGTAAGGTGGTGGTGGACGAGTTCCACAGGCTACCGGATAGGTTCCTCGACCTCCTCCACGCCTACTCTGGAACCGGGGAGCTCATCCTCATAACCTCAACCCGCTGGCTAGCGAAGAGGAAACTCCTTGGAACCGGGAGTCCGCTCCTCGGGATAGTCCAGCCGATAAGGATAGATCCCATAGACGAGAGGGAGATTTTAGCCGAGATGAGCAGAGAAGTGAGGGGAAAGGAGCTAATTGAGGCATCTACCTACCTCAGGGAGCCTATCCTCGTCCCCCTTTACAGGTCGCCTTTGAGGGAGTTCTTGGCCGGCTATCTGAGTTCTTCGGGTTTGCTGATAGGCGAGCTCGTTGGCGAGGCCTTCACGGAGGAGGAGAGGGAGCTGACGGAAGTTTACAGGGCAATAATGAAGGGCATCGCCGATGGAAAGGAAACGAGCACGGAGCTTTCTTCGTTCCTCTACTCCCTCAGCCTGATAAGCAAGGACAACACTGGAGTCTTGCAGAGGTACCTTGGAGTCCTAACGGACATGGGGATACTTAGGAGAACCCAGGTCACTGGAAAGAGGAGGAAGAAGTTCGTTTACAGGCACGCGTCACCCCTCTTCGACCTTCACTTCTACCTTGAGGCAAAATACGCCTACACGGAGCTTGAGACTCCTGTGGAGTTCATAAGGAAGGCGATAGACAGGAAACTACCGAGGCACGTTGAGGCCTTCGTTGAAGGGCTTTTGGCCAAGAGCCTCGGCCTGAGGCCTGTGAGGATTGAAATGCCCGATTTGGAGCTTGACATAGCTCTTCAGGGCTTCAAGAAGCTCGAAGTGGTTGGAGAGGTCAAGTGGAAGGAGAGAGTTAAGAGGGAGGAAGTGAGGAGAATAGAGGAGAAACTCAACCGCTTTGACTGCAGGAGGATTTTGGTGGTTCCAGACGAAAACGTTCTCGAAAGGAAGCCTGAGGGCGTTGAAGTCCTAACGCCCGAGGATCTGGTTGAGATTGCGAAAGAAGGGATGGAGAGGAGTATTTAG
- a CDS encoding tRNA (guanine(37)-N1)/4-demethylwyosine(37)-methyltransferase Taw22, producing MPAIKVPKREAEPLKRKLKKLNLYDGKRRPRSEGDFVLLPVIDDPRVYELGHEVLPVELPLRPERQIYKNLESVLAERLTSEELKYLRRYDVIGDIAVIQIPPELEHRAEDIVWGLRKVHPFIKVVAKKGFHEGAFRIRDYSIIWGEKRLTTVHKENGVEIKVDLSKAFFNPRMKGERYRLAQLVKDGERILIPFAGVLPYALVIARYKKVKITAVELNEDAYRLGLENIELNRKRLKGEIELIQGDAFKVLPELPTFERVISPTPRGVDALALTLSKAQKWLHYYDFVHEEKIGEFGERILEECRKQGKDCRVRIKKVSDFKPHVFKVCADVEILG from the coding sequence ATGCCAGCGATAAAAGTCCCGAAGAGGGAGGCCGAGCCACTAAAGAGGAAGCTCAAGAAGCTGAACCTCTACGACGGGAAGAGAAGGCCAAGGAGTGAAGGTGACTTCGTCCTGCTTCCGGTTATAGATGATCCTCGTGTTTACGAGCTGGGACACGAGGTTCTGCCCGTTGAACTCCCGCTGAGGCCTGAAAGGCAGATATACAAGAACCTTGAGAGCGTTCTAGCGGAGAGGCTGACGTCTGAGGAGCTGAAGTATCTGAGGCGCTACGACGTCATCGGCGACATAGCTGTTATCCAAATCCCTCCCGAGCTTGAGCACAGAGCCGAGGATATTGTCTGGGGCCTGAGGAAAGTCCACCCGTTCATCAAGGTCGTTGCCAAGAAGGGCTTCCATGAGGGTGCCTTCAGAATAAGGGACTACTCCATAATCTGGGGGGAGAAACGGCTGACAACAGTTCACAAGGAGAACGGGGTCGAGATAAAGGTTGATTTGAGTAAAGCTTTCTTCAACCCGAGAATGAAGGGCGAGCGGTACAGGCTGGCCCAGCTCGTGAAGGACGGCGAGCGGATTTTAATTCCCTTCGCTGGAGTCCTGCCATATGCACTCGTTATAGCCCGCTATAAGAAAGTCAAAATCACCGCCGTCGAGCTGAACGAAGATGCCTACAGGCTGGGGCTGGAGAACATCGAGCTGAACAGGAAGAGGCTCAAGGGGGAGATAGAGCTCATACAAGGAGACGCCTTCAAGGTCCTGCCAGAACTGCCAACTTTCGAGAGGGTGATAAGTCCCACACCGAGGGGCGTTGATGCCCTTGCTTTAACCCTAAGCAAAGCCCAGAAGTGGCTCCACTACTACGACTTCGTGCACGAGGAGAAGATAGGAGAGTTCGGGGAGAGAATCCTCGAAGAGTGCAGAAAACAGGGAAAAGATTGCAGGGTCAGGATAAAGAAGGTCAGCGACTTCAAGCCGCATGTGTTCAAGGTTTGTGCGGATGTTGAGATTCTGGGTTGA